Proteins co-encoded in one Listeria ivanovii subsp. ivanovii genomic window:
- the lpdA gene encoding dihydrolipoyl dehydrogenase translates to MATEYDVVILGGGTGGYVAAIQAAKNGQKVAVVEKGKIGGTCLHRGCIPTKALLRSAEVLQTVKKASEFGITVEGNAGINFLQAQTRKQAIVDQLEKGIHQLFKQGKIDLFVGTGTILGPSIFSPTAGTVSVEFEDGSENEMLIPKNLIIATGSKPRTLDGLTIDEENVLSSDGALNLETLPKSIIIVGGGVIGMEWASMMHDFGVEVTVLEYADRILPTEDKEVAKELARLYKKKKLTMHTSAEVQAASYKKTETGVQISATIKGEEQTFAADKILVSVGRSANTENIGLQNTDITTENGFIKVNDFYQTKESHIYAIGDCIPTIQLAHVAMEEGTIAANHIAGKATEILDYDLVPRCIYTSTEIASVGITEEQAKERGYHIKKGKFFFRGIGKALVYGESDGFIKIIADKDTEDILGVSMIGPHVTDMISEAALAQVLNATPWEVGNTIHPHPTLSESFREAALAVDGNAIHG, encoded by the coding sequence GTGGCAACAGAATATGATGTAGTTATTCTTGGCGGAGGAACTGGCGGATATGTCGCAGCAATCCAAGCCGCAAAAAATGGTCAAAAAGTCGCTGTCGTTGAAAAAGGGAAAATTGGCGGAACCTGTCTTCACCGTGGCTGTATCCCAACAAAAGCATTATTACGTTCGGCGGAAGTTTTGCAAACAGTGAAAAAAGCAAGTGAATTTGGTATTACGGTCGAAGGAAATGCCGGAATTAATTTTTTACAAGCACAAACAAGAAAGCAAGCAATTGTGGATCAATTAGAAAAAGGTATCCATCAATTATTTAAACAAGGAAAAATCGATTTATTTGTTGGAACGGGAACTATTTTAGGTCCATCTATATTTTCTCCAACTGCAGGGACTGTTTCTGTCGAGTTCGAGGATGGTTCTGAAAATGAAATGCTAATTCCGAAAAACCTAATTATTGCAACAGGTTCGAAACCGCGCACGCTTGACGGCCTTACAATTGATGAAGAAAATGTATTATCTTCAGACGGCGCACTTAACCTAGAAACTTTACCAAAATCAATTATTATTGTTGGTGGGGGAGTTATCGGAATGGAATGGGCCTCGATGATGCATGATTTCGGTGTAGAAGTAACTGTTCTGGAATATGCGGACAGAATTTTACCAACCGAGGATAAAGAGGTAGCGAAAGAATTAGCAAGACTTTATAAAAAGAAAAAATTAACTATGCATACATCTGCTGAAGTTCAAGCAGCAAGTTATAAAAAAACCGAAACAGGAGTCCAAATTAGTGCAACAATCAAAGGCGAGGAGCAAACTTTCGCAGCAGACAAAATTCTTGTTTCTGTAGGGCGTTCCGCTAATACGGAAAATATTGGTTTACAAAATACAGATATTACTACTGAAAATGGTTTTATTAAAGTAAACGATTTTTACCAAACAAAAGAAAGCCATATTTATGCAATTGGTGACTGTATCCCGACAATTCAACTTGCGCATGTCGCCATGGAAGAAGGTACTATCGCTGCCAATCATATTGCCGGAAAAGCAACTGAAATACTAGATTATGATTTAGTTCCGCGTTGTATCTATACTTCAACAGAAATTGCAAGCGTTGGTATTACGGAAGAACAAGCAAAAGAACGTGGCTATCACATCAAAAAAGGTAAATTTTTCTTCCGAGGTATCGGAAAAGCATTAGTTTACGGTGAGTCAGATGGTTTCATCAAAATCATTGCCGATAAAGATACAGAAGATATTCTTGGTGTCAGTATGATTGGACCTCACGTAACTGATATGATTAGTGAAGCAGCACTTGCACAAGTATTAAATGCGACCCCGTGGGAAGTAGGAAATACCATTCACCCGCACCCAACTTTATCAGAAAGTTTTAGAGAGGCTGCCCTTGCTGTGGATGGCAATGCAATTCACGGTTAA
- a CDS encoding thiamine pyrophosphate-dependent dehydrogenase E1 component subunit alpha, producing the protein MTLKEAGLTEDKLLKMYETMLMARRLDERMWLLNRSGKIPFTISGQGQETAQIGAAFAFDSEKDYALPYYRDLAVVLAFGMTAKDIMLSAFAKAEDPNSGGRQMPAHFGQKANRIVTQSSPVTTQFPHAAGIGLAAKMANDPVAIYASTGEGSSNQGDFHEGINFASVHKLPVVFVIHNNKYAISVPASKQYAAEKLSDRAIGYGIPGERVDGTNMGEVYAAFKRAVDRARNGEGPTLIETVSYRFTPHSSDDDDSSYRSKSEVAEAKEKDPLKIFEKELVDEGYLTEEKIAEIEKNISKEVNEATDYAESAAYAEPESSLLYVYDEEANS; encoded by the coding sequence ATGACTTTAAAAGAAGCAGGTTTAACAGAAGATAAATTATTAAAAATGTATGAAACGATGTTAATGGCTAGACGACTTGACGAACGTATGTGGCTACTCAATCGTTCTGGGAAAATCCCTTTTACGATTTCCGGACAAGGACAAGAAACGGCACAAATTGGCGCCGCGTTTGCTTTTGATTCAGAAAAAGATTATGCCTTACCATATTACCGTGATTTAGCTGTTGTTTTAGCTTTTGGTATGACAGCAAAAGACATTATGCTATCTGCTTTTGCGAAAGCGGAGGATCCTAACTCAGGTGGTCGTCAAATGCCAGCGCACTTTGGTCAAAAGGCAAATCGTATTGTGACACAAAGTTCACCAGTAACAACACAGTTTCCACATGCTGCTGGTATAGGCCTTGCTGCAAAAATGGCCAACGATCCAGTCGCGATTTACGCTTCAACAGGAGAAGGTTCCTCTAACCAAGGAGATTTCCATGAAGGAATCAACTTTGCCTCTGTACATAAGTTGCCGGTTGTTTTCGTCATTCATAACAATAAATACGCTATCTCTGTTCCAGCATCTAAACAATATGCAGCAGAAAAACTTTCGGACCGAGCAATTGGTTACGGAATTCCTGGCGAGCGTGTAGATGGAACCAATATGGGAGAAGTTTACGCTGCATTTAAACGCGCAGTTGATCGAGCAAGAAATGGGGAAGGTCCTACCTTAATCGAGACTGTTTCCTACCGTTTCACGCCTCACTCCTCTGATGACGACGACAGTAGCTACCGTTCAAAATCAGAAGTGGCTGAAGCAAAAGAAAAAGACCCATTGAAGATTTTTGAAAAAGAACTTGTTGATGAAGGCTATCTAACTGAAGAAAAAATTGCTGAAATCGAAAAGAACATTTCGAAAGAAGTAAATGAAGCAACAGATTACGCGGAAAGTGCAGCATACGCAGAGCCAGAATCATCTTTACTTTATGTATACGATGAAGAAGCGAATAGCTGA
- a CDS encoding alpha-ketoacid dehydrogenase subunit beta, translated as MPVISYIDAITMALKEEMERDDKVFILGEDVGKKGGVFKATAGLYDEFGEDRVLDTPLAESAIAGVGIGAAMYGYRPVAEMQFADFIMPAVNQIISEASRIRYRSNNDWSCPMVIRAPFGGGVHGALYHSQSVEKVFFGQPGLKIVVPSSPYDAKGLLKAAIRDNDPVLFFEHKRAYRLLKGEVPETDYIVPIGEANVVREGDDITVITYGLAVQFAQQAAERLASEGVEAHILDLRTIYPLDQEAIIEATKKTGKVLLVTEDNKQGSIISEVAAIISEHCLFDLDAPIARLAGPDTPAMPFAPTMEKHFMINPDKVADAMKELAEF; from the coding sequence ATGCCAGTCATTTCATATATTGATGCAATAACCATGGCGCTTAAAGAAGAAATGGAGCGCGATGATAAAGTATTTATTTTAGGAGAAGATGTAGGGAAAAAAGGCGGTGTGTTTAAAGCGACGGCCGGTTTGTACGATGAATTTGGTGAAGATCGCGTGTTAGATACACCGCTTGCAGAGTCAGCAATTGCTGGAGTTGGGATCGGCGCAGCGATGTACGGATATCGTCCGGTTGCTGAAATGCAATTTGCTGATTTTATTATGCCAGCAGTGAACCAAATTATTTCCGAAGCATCGAGAATTCGTTATCGCTCGAACAATGATTGGTCTTGTCCAATGGTTATTCGCGCACCTTTTGGCGGAGGGGTTCACGGAGCACTTTATCATTCTCAATCGGTCGAAAAAGTATTTTTTGGTCAACCAGGACTAAAAATTGTGGTTCCATCTTCCCCGTATGATGCGAAAGGACTTTTAAAAGCAGCAATTCGCGATAATGATCCAGTTCTTTTCTTTGAACATAAACGAGCTTATCGCTTACTCAAAGGAGAAGTTCCGGAAACCGATTATATTGTTCCAATCGGTGAAGCAAATGTAGTTCGTGAAGGCGATGATATTACCGTTATTACTTACGGTCTAGCTGTCCAATTTGCACAACAAGCGGCTGAAAGACTAGCTAGTGAAGGTGTAGAAGCGCATATTCTTGATTTACGTACTATCTATCCACTAGATCAAGAAGCAATTATCGAAGCAACAAAGAAAACTGGGAAAGTCCTTCTTGTGACAGAAGACAACAAACAAGGTAGTATTATTAGCGAAGTGGCGGCAATTATTTCAGAGCATTGCTTATTCGATTTAGATGCGCCGATAGCAAGACTTGCTGGACCAGATACCCCGGCTATGCCGTTTGCTCCAACAATGGAAAAACATTTTATGATTAATCCAGATAAAGTTGCAGATGCAATGAAAGAATTAGCGGAATTTTAG